The Lewinellaceae bacterium genome has a segment encoding these proteins:
- a CDS encoding arylsulfatase yields the protein MKFFILTFLSISCWACSSSNKEGNQQTNDEDSTPNIIIIYADDLGYGDLGAYGATELATPNMDKLAHQGLQFSQGYATSATCTPSRYALLTGVYPWRNKEAKILPGDAPLLIDTSQMTLPKMLAEKGYHTGIVGKWHLGLGMGHVNWNERISPGPNEVGFDYSYILAATQDRVPTVFIENGQVVNSDPNDPIFVDYKNNFPGEPTALDHPERLKMKWEHGHNNSIVNGIGRIGYMKGGEHAKWVDENMADTFLVKAQHFIQTHKNEHFFLYYALQQPHVPRTPHPRFAGATGLGPRGDVIVEADWCIGELIKTLEKVGLLENTLIILSSDNGPVLNDGYYDDAVEKLGNHKPSGPLRGGKYSLFEAGTRVPFVTFWKGHIQPGKSDAMVSQVDLFSSLATMVGSEYRARDSEQLLDDFLGKTQIGRKSLVLEATSRTAFRQGNWVLIPPYPGPAISEQTKNELGNSKAFALYNLKNDLGQQNNLAASHPEKLQEMIKDFEAIRGTVH from the coding sequence ATGAAATTTTTCATCCTGACATTCCTGTCTATTTCCTGCTGGGCTTGTTCTTCCTCAAACAAAGAAGGCAATCAACAAACTAACGATGAGGATTCCACTCCCAATATCATCATCATTTATGCGGATGATTTAGGGTATGGCGACTTAGGAGCTTACGGTGCCACCGAATTGGCTACTCCAAACATGGATAAATTGGCACATCAAGGACTGCAATTTTCACAGGGGTATGCCACCTCTGCCACCTGCACGCCAAGCAGGTATGCTCTTTTGACCGGCGTTTATCCCTGGCGGAATAAAGAGGCGAAAATCCTCCCGGGAGATGCACCATTGTTGATCGACACGTCTCAAATGACCCTTCCTAAAATGCTGGCAGAAAAAGGGTATCACACAGGAATCGTCGGCAAATGGCATTTGGGTCTTGGAATGGGCCATGTCAACTGGAACGAAAGAATCTCGCCTGGGCCCAATGAAGTGGGCTTCGACTATTCCTATATCCTCGCAGCCACACAAGACCGGGTACCAACGGTTTTTATTGAAAATGGACAGGTCGTCAACTCAGACCCAAACGATCCGATTTTTGTGGATTATAAAAATAACTTCCCGGGGGAACCGACGGCCCTGGATCATCCTGAAAGGCTGAAAATGAAATGGGAACATGGTCACAACAACAGCATCGTGAACGGCATAGGGCGCATCGGCTACATGAAGGGCGGTGAGCATGCGAAATGGGTGGATGAAAATATGGCGGACACTTTTCTGGTCAAAGCTCAGCATTTCATACAGACACATAAAAACGAGCATTTCTTCCTGTATTATGCCCTGCAGCAACCGCACGTGCCCCGTACTCCGCACCCACGGTTTGCAGGGGCTACAGGCCTGGGGCCAAGAGGTGATGTAATAGTGGAAGCAGACTGGTGTATCGGGGAGTTGATAAAAACTCTGGAAAAAGTAGGATTATTGGAAAATACCCTCATCATCTTGTCCAGCGATAACGGCCCTGTGCTGAACGATGGTTACTATGATGATGCCGTCGAGAAGCTTGGTAACCACAAACCTTCCGGCCCATTAAGGGGCGGGAAATACAGCCTTTTTGAAGCAGGAACGAGAGTCCCTTTTGTCACTTTTTGGAAAGGACATATCCAGCCTGGCAAATCAGATGCGATGGTTTCTCAGGTAGACTTGTTTTCTTCCCTAGCAACGATGGTGGGAAGCGAATACCGTGCAAGGGACAGCGAACAACTGTTGGATGATTTTCTCGGAAAAACGCAAATAGGCAGAAAAAGCCTTGTCCTGGAAGCTACCTCAAGAACTGCTTTCCGGCAAGGGAACTGGGTTTTAATACCTCCTTATCCAGGGCCTGCCATCAGCGAACAAACGAAAAACGAATTAGGAAACTCCAAAGCATTTGCCCTGTATAATTTAAAAAACGACCTCGGGCAACAAAATAACCTGGCCGCAAGTCATCCGGAAAAACTGCAGGAAATGATTAAAGACTTTGAAGCCATAAGAGGAACTGTTCATTAA
- a CDS encoding glycoside hydrolase family 16 protein yields the protein MKWNHSILTKSILLFTALFIGWSCTDDNKIVDRNWQLVWQDEFEGPAGQSPDASKWNYDIGTDWGNAQLEFDTDRPENVSLDGAGNLAIIARKESYSGSAFTSARITTQGLFDQAYGRFEARIKMPWGPGIWPAFWLLGANVDQVGWPQCGEIDIMEYRGQQPHLIHGTIHGPGYSGGSPISKTFGFENDRFDNDFHVFAVEWVEGTINFFVDDTLYSQIKSDDVPGEWVYDHPFYIILNVAVGGNFVGFPTDQTTFPQSMLVDWVRVYKEIK from the coding sequence ATGAAATGGAATCATTCAATTTTGACAAAAAGTATTCTGCTGTTCACTGCACTGTTCATTGGTTGGAGTTGCACAGATGATAATAAGATTGTAGACCGCAACTGGCAACTAGTATGGCAGGATGAGTTTGAGGGCCCTGCGGGTCAATCCCCTGATGCTTCGAAATGGAACTATGATATCGGAACAGATTGGGGTAACGCACAACTGGAATTTGATACGGATCGTCCGGAAAATGTCTCCCTTGACGGGGCAGGGAACCTGGCTATTATTGCGAGAAAGGAATCTTATTCGGGTTCCGCTTTCACCTCTGCGAGAATTACCACTCAGGGATTATTTGATCAGGCTTACGGCCGCTTTGAAGCGAGGATAAAAATGCCATGGGGCCCCGGTATCTGGCCGGCCTTTTGGTTGTTGGGGGCCAATGTTGACCAGGTTGGATGGCCTCAATGCGGTGAAATTGACATTATGGAATATCGCGGACAGCAGCCGCACTTAATTCATGGGACTATCCATGGACCTGGTTATTCCGGAGGTTCACCTATTTCAAAAACCTTTGGATTTGAAAATGACCGGTTTGATAATGATTTTCATGTTTTTGCGGTAGAATGGGTAGAAGGTACTATCAATTTTTTCGTCGATGATACCCTATATTCACAAATTAAATCAGACGATGTGCCCGGAGAATGGGTCTATGATCATCCTTTTTATATCATTTTGAATGTGGCAGTGGGCGGTAATTTTGTTGGCTTTCCAACTGATCAGACAACATTCCCTCAATCAATGCTTGTGGATTGGGTTAGAGTATATAAGGAAATTAAATAA
- a CDS encoding glycoside hydrolase family 30 protein — translation MIKKISFSLLLMLMLSTCTSIEKLEVDVYETSAGGNKLQKITEFSPGDTLSFIKLHPEDKFQTITGFGGSFTEASAYLLNRLSKENRDKILDAYFGENGARYSLTRTHMNSCDFSLSNYSYAPVEGDTTLENFSIEEDRDDIIPMIKEAMAISKDGFKIISSPWTAPPWMKDNNNWVGGKLLPEYNDTWALFFSKYLEAYKAEGIDIWGFTVENEPLGNGNNWESMIFSPEEMTEFVKNHLGPRLESDGHDVKILGYDQNRGEELKEWTRVMYKDEASAKYFDGMAIHWYASTYDWFAESLQFAHNAAPDKYLIQSEACVDSEIPHWQDDNWYWSKEATDWGWDWAPEQDKYLHPKYAPVNRYARDIIGCLNNWVDGWIDWNMVLDKQGGPNWFKNWCVAPVIVDPEKDEVYFTPIYYTLAHFSKFIRPGAQRIGFENGDDSLMVTAAQNPDGSIAVVIFNQGSTAKDIKLSLGESTTEIKISAQAIQTIIIPTKNK, via the coding sequence ATGATAAAAAAAATTAGTTTTTCATTGTTATTGATGCTTATGCTTAGTACTTGTACCTCAATAGAAAAATTGGAAGTGGATGTTTATGAAACTTCCGCAGGTGGCAATAAGCTCCAGAAAATAACCGAATTTTCTCCCGGGGATACTCTGTCTTTTATAAAATTACATCCCGAAGATAAGTTCCAGACCATCACCGGGTTTGGAGGGTCCTTTACAGAGGCATCTGCCTACCTTTTAAACCGTTTAAGTAAAGAAAATCGCGACAAGATTTTGGACGCTTATTTTGGAGAAAACGGGGCCAGATATTCCTTAACGCGCACCCACATGAATTCCTGTGATTTTTCTTTAAGTAATTATTCCTATGCTCCGGTTGAAGGGGATACAACATTGGAGAATTTCTCCATAGAGGAAGATCGCGACGATATTATTCCGATGATCAAGGAGGCTATGGCTATTTCCAAAGACGGATTTAAAATAATATCCTCTCCCTGGACCGCCCCACCATGGATGAAAGATAATAATAATTGGGTAGGGGGTAAATTACTGCCTGAATATAATGATACGTGGGCATTGTTTTTCTCCAAATATTTAGAGGCCTATAAGGCTGAGGGGATAGACATTTGGGGCTTCACCGTTGAGAATGAACCCCTGGGGAATGGCAATAATTGGGAAAGTATGATTTTTAGTCCAGAGGAAATGACTGAATTCGTTAAAAATCATTTAGGTCCGAGGCTCGAATCCGATGGCCATGATGTGAAAATTCTCGGTTACGATCAAAACCGTGGCGAGGAACTCAAGGAGTGGACGCGGGTGATGTATAAAGACGAAGCTTCTGCAAAATATTTTGATGGAATGGCGATTCACTGGTATGCAAGTACTTACGACTGGTTTGCTGAGTCGCTTCAATTTGCCCACAATGCTGCGCCCGATAAATACCTGATTCAATCCGAGGCTTGCGTTGATTCTGAAATACCTCATTGGCAAGACGATAATTGGTACTGGTCAAAAGAAGCTACCGACTGGGGCTGGGACTGGGCTCCTGAACAAGACAAATACCTACACCCTAAATATGCCCCTGTTAATCGTTATGCGCGGGATATCATCGGCTGCCTTAACAATTGGGTCGATGGCTGGATTGACTGGAATATGGTACTAGACAAACAGGGTGGGCCCAATTGGTTTAAGAACTGGTGCGTGGCGCCTGTCATTGTAGATCCGGAAAAAGATGAGGTTTACTTTACCCCCATTTATTACACACTGGCCCATTTTAGTAAATTTATCCGGCCAGGTGCGCAAAGAATAGGATTTGAGAACGGTGACGATAGCCTTATGGTCACTGCGGCCCAAAATCCTGACGGATCTATTGCTGTGGTTATTTTTAATCAAGGATCAACTGCAAAGGATATAAAACTTTCTTTGGGCGAAAGTACAACGGAAATAAAAATAAGCGCTCAGGCTATACAAACAATAATAATACCAACTAAAAACAAATAA
- a CDS encoding glycosyl hydrolase family 17, translated as MKTIIWKAMVSLMALIISFSCNNEQPDKGMNQLQIKKEVTAKDILGNPNYLAISYGGYREKTRDIQPTIDQLKEDMKILAAMNVKILRTYNVKLKHASNVLEAIHQLKKEDPDFEMYVMLGAWIDCKNAWTAYPDHDSEDAEGNAAEIQRAVDLANRYPDIVKIIAVGNEAMVKWAASYFVQPGVILKWVNHLQELKETGKLSKDLWVTCSDNFASWGGGGEEYHTEDLKKLIRAVDYVSLHTYPMHDTHYNPDFWGVLEKEENLADTEKIAAAMARARDYAMSQYQNTADYIKGLGIEKAIHIGETGWASASNSFYGPEGSKATDEYKEGLFYSLIRDWTNQEGISCFYFEAFDEIWKDAPNPGGSENHFGLFSIEGQAKYALWDLVDQGVFEGLSRGGNPIVKTYGGDEKALLEEVLLPPVKQSIVAEH; from the coding sequence ATGAAAACAATAATTTGGAAAGCAATGGTATCTTTGATGGCTTTGATAATTAGCTTTTCGTGTAACAATGAGCAACCGGACAAAGGAATGAACCAATTACAAATAAAAAAAGAAGTGACAGCTAAAGATATCTTAGGAAACCCGAATTATCTGGCAATATCTTATGGTGGATATCGTGAGAAAACCCGTGACATACAACCCACCATCGACCAGTTGAAAGAGGATATGAAGATCCTTGCGGCAATGAATGTCAAAATTCTGCGTACCTATAATGTTAAGTTAAAACATGCCTCTAATGTACTGGAGGCTATTCATCAATTAAAAAAGGAAGACCCGGATTTTGAGATGTACGTCATGCTGGGAGCCTGGATTGATTGTAAAAACGCATGGACAGCCTATCCTGATCACGACAGTGAAGATGCAGAGGGCAATGCAGCGGAGATTCAAAGAGCAGTGGATCTGGCCAATCGTTACCCTGATATTGTCAAGATTATTGCAGTGGGCAATGAAGCTATGGTGAAGTGGGCGGCCAGTTATTTTGTACAACCGGGGGTAATACTGAAATGGGTTAATCACCTGCAGGAGTTAAAGGAAACAGGTAAACTGTCTAAGGATCTTTGGGTGACTTGTTCAGATAATTTTGCCTCCTGGGGCGGGGGCGGTGAAGAATACCATACCGAAGATTTGAAAAAATTGATCAGGGCTGTGGATTATGTATCCCTTCATACCTACCCAATGCATGATACTCATTACAACCCTGATTTTTGGGGTGTTTTGGAAAAGGAAGAAAATTTGGCGGATACAGAAAAGATTGCCGCTGCAATGGCCCGCGCCAGGGATTATGCCATGTCTCAATATCAAAATACAGCCGATTATATTAAGGGGTTAGGGATTGAAAAAGCGATTCATATTGGAGAAACAGGTTGGGCAAGTGCGTCCAATAGCTTCTATGGCCCTGAAGGTTCGAAAGCTACGGATGAATACAAGGAGGGGTTATTTTATTCGCTCATCAGAGACTGGACCAACCAGGAAGGAATATCCTGCTTTTATTTTGAAGCTTTTGATGAAATTTGGAAAGATGCCCCAAATCCAGGGGGATCAGAAAACCATTTTGGCCTTTTCAGTATAGAAGGACAAGCGAAATATGCCTTGTGGGATTTGGTGGATCAGGGTGTTTTTGAAGGGTTGAGTAGGGGAGGGAACCCTATTGTTAAAACTTATGGTGGAGATGAAAAAGCATTGCTGGAGGAAGTTTTGCTCCCTCCGGTAAAGCAAAGCATAGTGGCAGAGCATTAA
- a CDS encoding glycosyl hydrolase: protein MSFRKDKKLALAGIDFASKTQEELKDLFRSVLNNGTHGLCFSLYEEGQKPGDIITEEQVRRRMEIIKPFTSWVRSFSCTDGNEHIPRIAKEFGLKTLVGAWLGDDPDINIREVEGLIQLAKEGYVDIAAVGNEVMYRGDLAEEELLDFILQVKRAIPTIPVGYVDAYYEFSDHPKITEACDVILANCYPFWEGCSIEYSLVYMQQMYHQALSAGQGKKVIITETGWPSQGKSIDGAHSTSENALKYFINTQQWSAQDNIEVFYFSSFDESWKVGAEGDVGAYWGLWDKNENLKY, encoded by the coding sequence ATGTCATTTAGAAAAGATAAAAAATTGGCATTGGCAGGAATAGATTTTGCCAGTAAAACCCAGGAAGAATTAAAAGATTTATTCCGAAGTGTTTTGAATAATGGAACGCATGGGTTGTGTTTTAGTCTTTATGAAGAAGGACAAAAGCCCGGGGATATTATTACCGAAGAACAAGTAAGAAGAAGAATGGAAATTATTAAACCATTCACCAGTTGGGTCAGGTCTTTTTCCTGTACAGATGGAAATGAGCATATTCCCAGGATAGCCAAAGAATTCGGCCTTAAAACGCTGGTAGGGGCCTGGCTGGGCGATGATCCTGACATTAATATCCGGGAAGTGGAAGGCCTTATCCAATTAGCTAAAGAAGGCTATGTCGATATTGCTGCCGTTGGTAACGAAGTCATGTATCGTGGTGATCTGGCAGAAGAAGAATTATTGGATTTTATTCTCCAGGTAAAAAGAGCCATCCCAACTATTCCTGTGGGATATGTAGATGCTTATTACGAATTTTCTGACCATCCAAAAATCACCGAAGCCTGCGATGTGATTTTAGCCAATTGTTATCCTTTTTGGGAAGGTTGCAGCATTGAATATTCTTTGGTGTACATGCAACAAATGTATCATCAGGCTCTGAGTGCCGGGCAAGGAAAAAAGGTGATCATTACTGAAACGGGATGGCCTAGCCAGGGAAAAAGCATTGATGGAGCGCACTCTACCTCAGAAAATGCCTTGAAATATTTTATTAATACGCAACAATGGTCCGCTCAGGATAACATTGAGGTGTTCTATTTTTCTTCGTTTGATGAATCATGGAAAGTCGGAGCCGAAGGCGATGTAGGGGCCTATTGGGGACTGTGGGATAAAAATGAAAACCTTAAATATTAA
- a CDS encoding MFS transporter: MSKTNNQLPFGQKVAFGVGMLANQMFPAALGIFMVVLVQDLGFPGWMWGILFFLPRVFDSITDPIMGFISDNTKSRWGRRRQYVFIGAIVMGLAFVIMWQLYRENGINYNFTYFLLMSFVFYLGLTIFSVPYVAMGYEMSNDFHERTSIMAIAQWIGQWAWVIAPWFWVIMYDKGWFESADVATRTLAVWVGIACMLFAMVPAIFIKSKSTINENYSPLTVKNIGGGLKEILLGFKEAFQSRPFVKLCVSTFLIFNAFNTIAAFSFFIIVYHLFNGDAGAAGVWPTLFGSLASLVTTFLVIPTVAWMSKKMGKKRAFIFSQSISVIGYLMLWFLFVPGKPFMFIFALPFFSFGIGSLFTLMMSMTADVIDLDELNTGKRREGIFGAIYWWMVKFGFAIAGLLSGAIMSLVGFVPGVAEQTETAIVGLRLFYSGFPILGTLIAIYVMRNYDVTEERANEIRAELDRRKAPAKKSTSYYQTDKLASLITHDFNIGSTSDIDFTSKNTYEIKKIFAQSLNKGIHGMCFSPYLADQNIGDQLSEEQIRRRMDIISPYTQWVRSFSCTEGNEFIPKVAREKGLKTMVGAWIGADKAQNEKEIEALINLAKQGYVDIAVVGNEVLMREELSEQEVLSYINMVKKALPGTLIGYVDAYYQFHQRPGLVEACDVVLVNCYPFWEGCSIDEASLYLKQMYAVSKSAAQGKPVIITETGWPNQGESTNNAEPSQTNAMKYFINTNEWARQEDIQLFYFSSFDESWKAHHEGDVGARWGIWDKNEKSKYI; the protein is encoded by the coding sequence ATGTCAAAAACCAACAATCAACTCCCATTCGGACAAAAAGTGGCCTTCGGAGTAGGGATGCTTGCCAATCAAATGTTTCCTGCAGCGCTTGGAATATTTATGGTAGTATTAGTGCAGGACCTGGGATTCCCTGGTTGGATGTGGGGAATTTTGTTCTTTCTACCCAGGGTTTTTGATTCTATTACTGACCCTATCATGGGCTTTATTTCCGACAATACAAAATCGCGTTGGGGACGGAGAAGGCAGTATGTGTTCATAGGAGCTATCGTTATGGGTTTGGCATTTGTCATCATGTGGCAACTGTATAGAGAAAATGGGATCAACTATAATTTTACCTACTTCCTGCTGATGTCATTTGTTTTCTATTTAGGGCTGACTATTTTTAGCGTGCCCTATGTAGCCATGGGTTACGAAATGAGTAATGATTTTCATGAACGGACCAGCATAATGGCCATTGCCCAATGGATTGGTCAATGGGCCTGGGTTATTGCTCCCTGGTTCTGGGTAATTATGTATGATAAAGGCTGGTTTGAATCAGCCGACGTGGCAACCAGAACACTGGCCGTATGGGTGGGTATAGCCTGTATGCTTTTTGCTATGGTTCCGGCTATATTTATTAAAAGTAAATCCACGATTAATGAAAATTACTCTCCACTCACTGTAAAAAATATAGGAGGCGGGCTGAAAGAAATTCTTCTTGGTTTTAAAGAAGCCTTTCAGTCAAGGCCATTTGTAAAACTTTGTGTCTCTACCTTTTTAATTTTCAATGCCTTCAATACCATAGCCGCATTTTCATTTTTTATCATCGTTTATCATTTATTTAATGGCGATGCCGGGGCAGCCGGAGTATGGCCAACCCTTTTTGGTAGCTTGGCTTCTTTGGTCACTACTTTTTTAGTGATTCCCACCGTGGCCTGGATGTCAAAGAAAATGGGAAAGAAAAGGGCCTTTATCTTTTCTCAAAGCATTTCTGTCATAGGATATTTGATGCTTTGGTTTCTCTTTGTTCCGGGAAAACCTTTTATGTTTATATTCGCTTTGCCCTTTTTCTCCTTTGGTATCGGAAGTTTATTTACGTTGATGATGTCTATGACTGCTGATGTCATTGATCTGGATGAATTAAATACTGGAAAACGTAGAGAGGGTATCTTTGGAGCCATTTATTGGTGGATGGTAAAATTTGGTTTTGCTATAGCAGGATTGCTAAGTGGTGCTATTATGTCATTGGTAGGTTTTGTCCCCGGCGTGGCTGAACAGACAGAAACTGCCATTGTAGGTCTGAGGTTATTTTATTCTGGTTTCCCGATTTTAGGTACCCTCATAGCCATATATGTTATGCGCAATTATGACGTTACGGAAGAACGGGCGAATGAAATCCGGGCAGAATTGGACAGGCGTAAGGCTCCTGCTAAAAAATCGACTTCTTACTATCAAACAGATAAGCTGGCCTCCTTAATAACCCATGATTTCAATATAGGGTCAACATCTGATATTGACTTTACCTCTAAAAATACTTACGAAATAAAGAAAATTTTCGCTCAATCGTTAAACAAAGGGATTCACGGCATGTGTTTTAGTCCCTATCTGGCAGACCAGAATATTGGGGATCAATTATCTGAGGAACAAATCCGCAGGCGAATGGATATCATAAGTCCTTATACCCAATGGGTGCGTTCTTTCTCCTGCACAGAAGGAAATGAGTTTATTCCTAAAGTAGCACGTGAAAAAGGGTTGAAAACAATGGTTGGAGCATGGATTGGAGCAGATAAAGCCCAAAATGAAAAAGAAATTGAAGCATTGATTAATTTAGCTAAACAAGGATATGTTGATATTGCTGTAGTAGGTAACGAGGTGCTGATGCGTGAAGAGTTGTCCGAACAAGAAGTACTTAGCTATATAAATATGGTCAAAAAAGCCTTACCGGGTACGCTTATTGGGTATGTGGATGCTTATTATCAATTTCATCAGCGTCCGGGCCTTGTGGAGGCATGCGATGTAGTGCTGGTAAATTGTTATCCATTCTGGGAAGGTTGTAGTATTGATGAGGCGTCCTTGTATTTAAAGCAAATGTATGCTGTTTCAAAAAGTGCTGCTCAGGGTAAACCGGTTATCATTACGGAAACAGGATGGCCTAATCAGGGAGAAAGTACCAATAATGCGGAACCTTCTCAAACCAATGCCATGAAGTATTTTATCAATACCAATGAGTGGGCCCGACAGGAAGATATTCAACTGTTTTATTTCTCCTCTTTTGATGAATCATGGAAAGCACATCATGAAGGAGATGTTGGAGCACGTTGGGGAATTTGGGATAAAAACGAAAAATCCAAATATATTTAG